In Leptolyngbya sp. O-77, the genomic window GGGCGGCTGATTGGGGACTTCAAGAGGTACTCTCAAAGGATCTGCGGTGGGTATTCTCGATTTCTTGCTGGGGCTGCTCATTGGTTTGGGGCTACTGTGCTGGCAGCAGGTTCGCCAGCGTCAGCGCCTCACCCGACTGCTCCGGGAGCTGCGGGCCGCAGATGTAGAAACTTCTCCCTTTTCGGCTACGTCTCAGCTTGCCCTGACGGTAGCCCGCCAGCAGCGGATTCAGCAGCAGTTGGAGGCGGAGGTGTCTACCTACCGCTCTATCTTGGAGGCTGCGCCCGTTGGCTATCTGCATCTCGATGATGAAAACCGCTTGGTCTGGTGCAACCCCGAAGCGCGATCGCTCTTAGACCTCACCCCCGCGCCGCCGAACCAGTCCGAAGGTCCTCGCTTGCTGCTGGAACTGGTGCGCTCCTACGAGCTAGACGACCTCGTGGAGCAAGCCCGCAATTCCAAAACGCTATGCCAGAAAGACTGGGTGTTCTACCCCGTTAGTCCAGACGTGTTGCAGCTGACTCGCCAGCGCTCTTACGTGCTGCGGGGCTATGCAGTTCCCATGCCCAAGCAGCATGTCGGCGTGTTTTTGGAAAGCCGTCAAGAAGCGGTGCAGCTCAGGCAGCAGCTTGATCGCTGGGCTTCCGACGTCGCCCACGAGCTAAAAACCCCCCTCACCTCTATCCGACTGATTGCCGAAACACTGCAAACTCGACTCGATCCAGCGCTGCGGGGCTGGGTCAATCGGCTAATTGGGGAATCTATTCGTCTCAGTGACCTGGTGCAAGACTTGCTAGACCTGGCGCTGATCGACCGCGAATCGTCTCAATGCCTGCATCTGAGACAGGTCAATCTGCCCGACCTGGTGCAGGCGGCCTGGCTCAATCTGGAGCCGTTGTCTCGCAAAAAGCAGGTGCAGTTGAGCTATCAGGGGCCCGAGTCTTTGCCAGTGCAGATCGATGAGGCCCGAATTTATCGCGTGCTGATGAACCTGCTAGACAACAGCATTAAATACAGTCCGCCCTGGGAAACGGTCACGGTGCGAATCAGCACAGGACTTGCAGAGGAATCTACTCACAGCAGTTCTGCAACCGGCGTTTGGCTGGAAGTGTTTGACGCAGGAACCGGATTTGCAGAGCAAGACTTGCCCCATGTGTTTGAGCGGTTCTATCGGGCCGACCCAGCGCGATCGCGCTTGCCGCCCAACCGCTCTGGCAGTCCCGGAGCGTCGAATGCATCTCATTCAAATCCATCTCATTCAAATTCATCTCATTCGAGTGAAGCCGAGCCATACCACCGCACCAGCAGTGGTCTGGGTCTGGCAATTGTTCGGCAAATTGTGGAAGCCCATCACGGTGTGGTGCTGGCCAGCAACCATCCAGAAACAGGTGGCGCGTGGTTGCGGATTTGGCTACCGCAGGACGGGCTAGAACCGGAGCCTCACAAGCAGCCACCGGCCGGGCTGGAAAGCAAGCTCTATGAAGAGCCAAAGGCTGATGTGGGTTCTGCAAGCCTATTGGAATAGAGCAGATTGGAATAGAGCAGAATAGAGCCGTGCTGGGATCACGCTGGCAAGCCACTGAGCTTTAAGCCACTGAGCTTTAAGCCACTAAACCCTGATTCCACTAAGCTGGAACAAACCTCAGCGCAACGCCATTCATGCAATAGCGAAGACCTGTGGGTGCTGGGCCATCGTCAAACACATGCCCCAGGTGTCCCCCGCAGCGGCGACAGTGAACCTCTGTGCGGGTCATCAGAAAAGAATTGTCGATGCTTGTGCCGATCGCCCCTTGAATGGGTGCAGAGAAGCTGGGCCAGCCTGTGCCACTGTCATACTTTGTTTCGGAGCTAAACAGCGGCAGGTCGCAAGCCGCGCAAACATAGGTGCCGTTGCCATATTCCTTATCTAGCGGGCTGCTGCCGGGATACTCGGTGCCGTGCTGCCGCAGCACGCGAAACTGTTCCGGTGTCAGAATGGCTCGCCACTCTGCCTCTGTTTTGGTGATCTCGAACGTCGTACTGGCGATCGCCTCGCTTGCCCCCTGCTGTCCGGGCAAGTAGCGAGAAAGCCACGCTACCCCCAACACTGCCGTACTGATGCCTAAAAAGTATCGCTTCTTCATCGCTGCTTTATCGCTGTTCGGTAGTGGTTGTCAGGGTTTACCCAAAAGCGCTCATATAAGCCCTTTCCCGCAGGTTGATAAAACCGACGGGTAGAGCGCCTGAGACTGATGAGAACTATGATGAGGGATCGCCTGAACGCACCTTGAACACCCGGTGAGAAGCGTCTGAAAAGCTGCTGAGAATCTTCTCAAATGCCAGATCTCATTCGAGCGCCCCAGGCTATTGCTCTTGCATCAGGCGCAGATAGTTTTGCTGAAGCTGGAAGTGGTTTGCCGACAGGTTTTCGGTTAGGTCGCGCTCTACGTCACAAATCTGCTGCCAAAACGCGGCCGATCGCCGCCCTGCCACTGCCTCTCGCCACAACATTTCCAGCAGATTAGCCATTGCCGGGTTTACCTGGGCAATTTGGACTTTCAGTTGGTCAAACGCATCATTGGCCGCTGCATGAGTTTGTAGATCTTGCAGCAGGGCAATGCATTCCGCCAAGGCTTGCGTCATCGAGTCGGAAGAAGCATGAGTCATGGGGGCTGTGAATTATTGCTTACGAGTTTTACAATTTCGTAACATTTACTTCATTATGGGGGTGGGCAATCGGGATTCGCAACCCGCAGATTTTTCAGGTTTGCCCATCCGCACGACAGCTACATCCCAAAACGCTATTTGGGTTATGGTTGAAAACACGCGGGTATAACGCTTTCTTAGGCTTCCGCCGTCCTTATTGTCAAGATACTTTCATCAGCAAACAGCTTCATGGGCAAGCAGCGCGTTCTCTCTGGCATTCAGCCAACTGGTGAGTTGCACTTGGGCAACTACCTCGGTGCCATTCGCAACTGGGTCGAAATTCAGGAAGACTACGACAGCTATCTATTTATGGCGGATTTGCACGCCATTACTGTGCCCCACGATCCTACACGACTGGCCGAAAGCACCTACAAAGTCGCCGCCTCTTACCTCGCCAGCGGCATTAGCCTGGAACACGCCACCATCTTTGTGCAGTCTCATGTGCCCGCCCACGCAGAGTTGGCCTGGCTGTTGATGTGCATTACGCCGCTGAACTGGCTGGAAGACATGATCCAGTTCAAGGAAAAGGCCGTGAAACAGGGCGAAAACGTCGGCGCAGGCCTGCTCAGCTATCCCGTGCTGCAAGCGGCAGACATTCTGCTGTACGAACCCGACAAAGTACCCGTCGGCGAAGACCAAAAGCAGCATCTGGAACTTACCCGCGACATTGCCGCCCGACTCAACTACCAGTTTGGCAGCGAAGACGCGCCAGTCCTGAAGTTGCCCACGCCGATGATTCGCGCTGAGGGCGCACGGGTGATGAGCCTGACCGACGGCACGAAAAAGATGTCAAAATCTGACCCGTCAGAGTTGAGCCGAATTAACCTGCTGGATTCGCCCGAGGAGATTCAGCGCAAGATCAAGCGCTGCAAAACTGACCCAATTCGCGGACTGGAGTTTGACAATCCTGAACGCCCGGAATGCACAAACCTGCTGACGCTTTACATGATCCTCTCGGGTAAGACGAAGGACGAAGTGGCGAAGGAATGTGCCGAGATGGGCTGGGGGCAGTTCAAACCGCTGCTGACGGAGGTCATGATTTCTGCGCTGAAGCCGATTCAGGATCGCTATCACGAGATTATGGGCGAACCGGGCTATTTGCAGCAGGTTTTGCATGAGGGCAAAGAAAAGGCAGAGGCGATCGCCAACATCACGCTAACTAAAGTGAAAAAGGCGCTGGGATACGCTTTGCCCGTTTGAAGGGGTCAGGGAGATTGCTCCGCAGCGCTTGCGCGAACAGGGGTCGGGCTATGAATCTTGATCATCCTTAGCTAAATTGCCCCTGAAATCTCGATGCCCCAAGTTATTAGAATCTGCTGATTATGGTTACCTCTTCATCCCTGCCTGCTGAACCCCGATCTCTGGCTCCTTCAACCCGCCTGCAAGCGGCTGCCGGGTCTGGCGAATTTTTGATCACTGCTGAGGTGATGCCGCCGAAAGGCTGCGACCCAACACACATGCTGCAAATGGCGCATTTGCTCAAGGACTGGGTGCATGGGGTCAACATTACCGATGGCAGTCGGGCGGTGCTGCGGATGTCGTCGCTGGTGGCGGCGGCGCTGCTGCTGCGGGAGGGCATCGAGCCGATTTATCAGGTGGCCTGCCGCGATCGCAATCGAATTGGGCTACAGGCAGACCTGATGGGGGCGCAGGCGCTGGGCATTCGCAATGTGCTGGCGCTGACAGGCGACCCGATCAAGGCGGGCGATCATCCCGATGCCAAGCCCGTGTTTGACCTGGAATCGGTGCGGCTGCTGCGATTGATCGGCAACCTGAATGCGGGGCTGGATATTAATGAGAAGCAGCTGACGGATGGGGCGACCAGCTTTTTTGCTGGGGCAGCGGTCGATCCGCAGTGCCCAAGCTGGTCGGGACTCCAGCGCCGATTTGAGCGGAAGGTCGAGGCGGGGGCACAGTTTTTCCAGAGTCAGTTGATTACTGATTTTGACCGTCTGGACAAGTTCATGCACCAGATTGCGGCCAACTGCAACCGACCGATTCTGGCAGGCATTTTTTTGCTGAAGTCTGCCAAAAACGCCCAGTTTATTAACAAAAACGTGCCCGGTGCCCAGATTCCCCAACACATTATCGATCGCCTGGAAAAAGCACCCCATCCGCTAGAAGAAGGCGTGGCGATCGCCGCTGAGCAGGTGCAGATGGCGCGGCAACTCTGCCAAGGCGTTCACATGATGGCGGTGAAGCGGGAAGACCTAATTCCAGAGATTTTGGCGCGGGCGGGATTGGGAAAAGTATCAGCGGTCAAAAGTTAGGCCGCTCTAGCAAAAAATACCAGCCTTACCTGCCATGCTTCTCCCCTCGCGCTCCAGCACGATTTGCCGCAGAAATTCGCGGAAATAGGCACGGCGCTCAGACTCCGATAGGTCGAGCCAGAACTGCGGCAGGGAGATGACCTGGGCGATCGCCCTCAGGTTTGCCGGGGGCAATTGGTCAATTTGGGTTTGCAGGCGGGCAATTTCAGTTCGCAGCGTATAGGCGCGGAGGTCAGCCGTTTGCTGATCTAGAATACCCTGCTGCACCAGATCGGGCAGTTGAACCAGCCAGGTTTGGCGCGTGTGGATCTGGGCGGCGATCGCCCGCTGCATCTGCTCCACATCGGGCAGGGGGGTGCTTGAAACTAAGCGCGGCAGGTCGGCGCAAATGCGCTCGAAGGTGGCGTGCAGCACAGACTCGTAGGCGATCGCCCCACATTTTTTAGCGCGGGGACAGGCCGCAGGGCGCAGGTAGAGATAACTCCGCGACTGGCGGGGGCGCGTCACGCTGCACACCCGCAAAGCCGACTGGCACTCGCCGCAAGTGACCAGCCCAGAGAGCGATCGCGGCGCACTGGC contains:
- the msrB gene encoding peptide-methionine (R)-S-oxide reductase MsrB; its protein translation is MKKRYFLGISTAVLGVAWLSRYLPGQQGASEAIASTTFEITKTEAEWRAILTPEQFRVLRQHGTEYPGSSPLDKEYGNGTYVCAACDLPLFSSETKYDSGTGWPSFSAPIQGAIGTSIDNSFLMTRTEVHCRRCGGHLGHVFDDGPAPTGLRYCMNGVALRFVPA
- a CDS encoding methylenetetrahydrofolate reductase codes for the protein MVTSSSLPAEPRSLAPSTRLQAAAGSGEFLITAEVMPPKGCDPTHMLQMAHLLKDWVHGVNITDGSRAVLRMSSLVAAALLLREGIEPIYQVACRDRNRIGLQADLMGAQALGIRNVLALTGDPIKAGDHPDAKPVFDLESVRLLRLIGNLNAGLDINEKQLTDGATSFFAGAAVDPQCPSWSGLQRRFERKVEAGAQFFQSQLITDFDRLDKFMHQIAANCNRPILAGIFLLKSAKNAQFINKNVPGAQIPQHIIDRLEKAPHPLEEGVAIAAEQVQMARQLCQGVHMMAVKREDLIPEILARAGLGKVSAVKS
- the trpS gene encoding tryptophan--tRNA ligase; translated protein: MGKQRVLSGIQPTGELHLGNYLGAIRNWVEIQEDYDSYLFMADLHAITVPHDPTRLAESTYKVAASYLASGISLEHATIFVQSHVPAHAELAWLLMCITPLNWLEDMIQFKEKAVKQGENVGAGLLSYPVLQAADILLYEPDKVPVGEDQKQHLELTRDIAARLNYQFGSEDAPVLKLPTPMIRAEGARVMSLTDGTKKMSKSDPSELSRINLLDSPEEIQRKIKRCKTDPIRGLEFDNPERPECTNLLTLYMILSGKTKDEVAKECAEMGWGQFKPLLTEVMISALKPIQDRYHEIMGEPGYLQQVLHEGKEKAEAIANITLTKVKKALGYALPV
- a CDS encoding PAS domain-containing sensor histidine kinase, producing the protein MGILDFLLGLLIGLGLLCWQQVRQRQRLTRLLRELRAADVETSPFSATSQLALTVARQQRIQQQLEAEVSTYRSILEAAPVGYLHLDDENRLVWCNPEARSLLDLTPAPPNQSEGPRLLLELVRSYELDDLVEQARNSKTLCQKDWVFYPVSPDVLQLTRQRSYVLRGYAVPMPKQHVGVFLESRQEAVQLRQQLDRWASDVAHELKTPLTSIRLIAETLQTRLDPALRGWVNRLIGESIRLSDLVQDLLDLALIDRESSQCLHLRQVNLPDLVQAAWLNLEPLSRKKQVQLSYQGPESLPVQIDEARIYRVLMNLLDNSIKYSPPWETVTVRISTGLAEESTHSSSATGVWLEVFDAGTGFAEQDLPHVFERFYRADPARSRLPPNRSGSPGASNASHSNPSHSNSSHSSEAEPYHRTSSGLGLAIVRQIVEAHHGVVLASNHPETGGAWLRIWLPQDGLEPEPHKQPPAGLESKLYEEPKADVGSASLLE